The Algoriphagus sp. TR-M9 genome has a window encoding:
- a CDS encoding KpsF/GutQ family sugar-phosphate isomerase, whose translation MNLAKNIRKTATRVLQNEGEAVLNLVDYLDGDFDACVEYILSSKGRVVVSGVGKSAIIANKIVATLNSTGTPALFMHAADAIHGDLGMILPEDLVMCISKSGNTPEIKVLVPLLKKLGSKLVAMVSNPQSYLAEQADYVLNATIKEEACPNNLAPTTSTTTHLALGDALAVCLLEARGFTSDDFAKYHPGGSLGKQLYLKVGDVLGSNEIPVVREDAGLAEIILEISGKRLGATAVVDSQGTLKGIITDGDLRRMLQKTLDIQSIKAGQIMTINPKQISTQEYAIRALNMMKSHNITQLVAMNEGNIAGFVHIHELMKEGIV comes from the coding sequence TTGAATTTAGCTAAAAATATTAGAAAAACAGCCACTCGGGTATTGCAAAACGAGGGAGAAGCGGTGTTAAATCTTGTGGATTACTTAGATGGGGATTTTGATGCTTGTGTGGAGTATATTTTGTCCTCCAAAGGTAGAGTGGTAGTCAGCGGAGTAGGCAAGAGTGCCATCATAGCCAATAAGATAGTGGCTACTTTAAACTCTACCGGTACTCCAGCGCTTTTCATGCATGCGGCCGATGCCATTCATGGGGATCTGGGCATGATCCTGCCGGAGGATTTGGTGATGTGTATATCAAAAAGTGGGAATACACCCGAAATTAAAGTTTTGGTACCACTCTTGAAAAAGTTGGGATCAAAACTGGTCGCCATGGTGAGTAATCCCCAAAGTTATCTGGCAGAGCAAGCAGACTATGTGCTCAATGCCACCATCAAAGAAGAAGCCTGTCCGAATAATCTAGCTCCTACCACCAGTACGACTACGCATTTGGCTTTGGGCGATGCATTGGCAGTTTGCTTATTGGAGGCTAGAGGATTTACCTCGGATGATTTTGCCAAATATCATCCTGGAGGGTCGCTAGGTAAGCAGCTTTACCTCAAGGTTGGGGATGTTTTAGGAAGTAATGAAATCCCGGTGGTTCGAGAGGATGCTGGTCTGGCTGAAATTATTTTGGAGATTTCTGGAAAAAGACTGGGAGCTACAGCTGTAGTGGATAGCCAGGGGACTTTGAAAGGGATTATTACCGATGGGGACCTGAGAAGGATGTTGCAGAAAACATTAGATATACAATCCATCAAGGCTGGGCAGATAATGACCATTAACCCCAAGCAGATTTCTACCCAGGAGTATGCCATCAGGGCATTAAATATGATGAAAAGCCATAATATTACGCAGCTGGTAGCCATGAATGAAGGAAATATCGCTGGTTTTGTTCATATTCATGAGTTGATGAAGGAAGGAATCGTGTAA
- a CDS encoding mannose-1-phosphate guanylyltransferase: MTNKPYIVILAGGVGSRFWPYSRRKKPKQFLDILGTGRTLLQMTYDRYREMADPEQFVVVTYKKYQNLVKKQLPELKDEQVLVEPMRKNTAVCMAYACFHIHSKDPDSTLVVTPSDHLILQESKYIKTIQRAVSVAEREGKLLTIGVKPTRAETNYGYIQYLEKPKAHAFKVKTFTEKPNAKLAKTFLESGDFAWNSGMFVWKSKTLIRELHEHLPDLAEIFEEGKGVYGTAGEEAFVRRAYSQVKNISFDIGIMEKTNEMYILLGEFGWSDLGSWANLHELKEKDEHNNVVEANAILYDTSNSYVKVKGEKLVVVQGLDHYLINESENVLLICKIDSEKRFREFVSNAKKKGEEFI, from the coding sequence ATGACTAATAAACCCTATATCGTTATTTTGGCCGGTGGCGTAGGCTCCCGTTTTTGGCCATATAGTAGAAGGAAAAAACCGAAGCAATTTTTAGATATTCTAGGCACAGGGAGGACACTTTTACAAATGACCTATGACCGCTACCGGGAAATGGCCGATCCGGAGCAATTCGTGGTAGTGACTTATAAGAAGTATCAGAATTTAGTGAAAAAGCAATTGCCCGAACTGAAGGATGAACAGGTGCTAGTAGAACCCATGCGGAAAAATACTGCCGTTTGTATGGCGTATGCATGTTTTCATATTCATTCAAAAGATCCCGATTCTACCCTGGTGGTGACTCCCTCAGATCACCTGATCTTACAAGAAAGCAAATACATTAAGACGATTCAGCGTGCTGTGAGTGTGGCTGAAAGGGAAGGAAAGCTCCTGACCATAGGTGTCAAACCTACCCGGGCCGAGACTAACTATGGCTATATTCAGTATCTGGAAAAGCCTAAAGCACATGCGTTCAAGGTGAAAACTTTTACTGAAAAGCCCAATGCCAAGCTCGCCAAGACATTTCTGGAAAGTGGAGATTTTGCCTGGAACTCAGGGATGTTTGTGTGGAAATCAAAAACGCTGATCCGAGAACTGCATGAGCATTTGCCAGATTTGGCAGAAATATTTGAAGAAGGAAAAGGAGTTTACGGAACAGCAGGAGAGGAGGCTTTTGTAAGGCGTGCCTATTCTCAGGTGAAAAATATCTCCTTTGATATTGGGATTATGGAAAAGACCAATGAGATGTATATCCTACTCGGGGAGTTTGGCTGGTCAGACTTAGGGTCATGGGCTAACCTCCACGAACTGAAAGAAAAGGATGAGCACAATAATGTGGTGGAGGCCAATGCGATTCTGTATGACACGTCTAACAGCTATGTCAAAGTAAAAGGCGAAAAGCTGGTTGTGGTGCAAGGGCTAGACCATTACCTGATCAATGAATCAGAAAATGTACTGTTGATCTGCAAGATTGATTCAGAGAAAAGATTCAGGGAGTTTGTCTCCAATGCAAAAAAGAAAGGGGAGGAGTTTATTTAA
- the rlmB gene encoding 23S rRNA (guanosine(2251)-2'-O)-methyltransferase RlmB: protein MEKRKDGFLIEKGAHEKDFIFGTRAVMESIHAGKDIDKVLVQKDINNDLIKELIQLCKAEKIPVVRVPDAKLNRITRKNHQGVVAQMSAIEYASLDHVIESCFNVGKAPLILVLDRITDVRNFGAIARTAECAGVDAIVIPEKGSAQINSDAIKTSAGALNFLPVVRVKNLFYTCRDLQKSGLILVAITEKTDKIMYEADFSLPVAMIMGSEEDGISNEMMGIADEKVKIPMAGKIESLNVSVSAGVAIYEAMRQRA from the coding sequence ATGGAGAAGCGGAAAGATGGCTTTTTAATTGAAAAAGGAGCCCACGAAAAAGACTTTATTTTTGGTACCAGAGCGGTCATGGAATCCATCCATGCAGGCAAGGACATCGACAAAGTCTTGGTACAAAAAGACATCAACAATGACCTGATCAAAGAACTGATTCAGCTTTGCAAAGCTGAAAAAATCCCGGTCGTACGGGTTCCGGATGCAAAACTGAACCGGATCACTCGCAAAAACCACCAGGGAGTAGTCGCTCAGATGTCAGCGATAGAATATGCATCGCTAGACCATGTAATCGAATCCTGCTTCAATGTGGGCAAAGCGCCTTTGATTCTGGTACTAGACCGGATCACCGATGTGCGGAATTTCGGAGCCATAGCCCGGACAGCTGAGTGCGCCGGAGTAGATGCCATAGTCATTCCTGAGAAAGGCAGTGCCCAAATCAACTCCGATGCGATCAAAACTTCCGCCGGAGCTTTGAATTTCCTACCTGTAGTTAGGGTTAAAAACCTCTTCTACACCTGCAGAGATCTTCAAAAATCCGGGCTGATTCTCGTGGCAATCACCGAAAAAACAGACAAAATCATGTATGAAGCTGATTTTTCTCTACCGGTCGCTATGATTATGGGTTCGGAGGAAGATGGTATTTCCAACGAAATGATGGGAATCGCAGACGAAAAAGTGAAGATCCCTATGGCAGGAAAAATCGAAAGTTTGAACGTATCTGTGTCTGCGGGAGTAGCGATCTACGAAGCGATGCGCCAGAGAGCATAA
- a CDS encoding GWxTD domain-containing protein produces MNCRSSRILFFIFILIGTSFPSLAQNTLSNLNQALRYSRYSRLGLKILPVKQSPTSYKVQFQIEKIEENPAFNNYSFTYSILDSYEEEILSDNSTMLTQADLTRDTDRHWVFEKTLTIPENKETAIALLAVQDTRQGDEYYYSIDIKSSFVFDQPTFGAYYANNVGFDQNYLNAGESLLFKTSGGPALHSFYYPVSLEVPYPPMETKPAPVPRELEVVDEGEFLSNVPKSFDQIGYYFIQNDTSANSGLVLKTTHEAFPKVRDWEEMIDMVKYISTRKEHENLVAAEDKKKALDAYWLSLTRNPDTAKELIREYFRQVEFANILFTDFKEGWKTDKGMIYIVMGPPQEVNFYEDREVWTYGGSTETSKIRFNFVRVKNILSPHYYTLNRSRAYQPVWFKNISIWRSGKMAF; encoded by the coding sequence ATGAACTGTAGATCAAGTCGAATTCTGTTTTTTATTTTCATTCTAATAGGCACATCTTTTCCATCCCTGGCACAAAACACCTTAAGCAATCTGAATCAAGCACTTCGCTACTCCAGGTACTCGAGATTGGGACTGAAGATACTCCCTGTAAAGCAAAGCCCCACTAGCTATAAAGTTCAGTTTCAAATTGAAAAAATCGAAGAAAATCCTGCCTTCAATAATTATAGCTTCACCTATTCTATTCTAGACAGCTATGAGGAAGAGATTCTTTCGGACAACTCCACCATGCTGACCCAGGCTGACCTCACCCGGGATACGGATCGGCATTGGGTGTTTGAGAAAACCCTAACTATCCCGGAAAACAAAGAAACAGCCATAGCACTGCTAGCTGTGCAGGATACCCGACAGGGCGATGAGTATTACTATTCCATTGATATCAAAAGCAGCTTCGTCTTCGATCAGCCCACATTCGGAGCGTATTATGCCAACAATGTAGGTTTTGACCAGAATTACCTGAATGCCGGTGAGTCACTGCTTTTCAAAACCAGTGGAGGCCCTGCACTGCACAGTTTTTACTATCCGGTGAGCCTGGAAGTGCCCTATCCTCCTATGGAAACCAAGCCAGCGCCTGTGCCCAGAGAGCTTGAGGTGGTAGACGAAGGAGAGTTCCTCTCCAATGTGCCAAAAAGTTTTGACCAGATCGGGTACTACTTTATTCAAAATGACACCAGTGCCAATAGCGGTTTGGTCCTGAAAACTACCCATGAAGCTTTCCCCAAAGTGAGAGACTGGGAAGAAATGATCGACATGGTGAAATATATTTCCACCAGAAAAGAACATGAAAACCTGGTAGCCGCAGAGGACAAAAAGAAAGCCCTGGACGCATACTGGCTTAGCCTTACCCGTAATCCCGACACTGCCAAAGAATTGATCCGGGAGTATTTCCGTCAAGTAGAATTTGCGAATATACTGTTTACCGATTTCAAAGAAGGCTGGAAAACTGACAAGGGAATGATCTACATCGTGATGGGCCCTCCCCAGGAAGTCAACTTCTATGAGGACCGGGAGGTATGGACCTATGGTGGCAGTACCGAAACTTCAAAAATTCGCTTTAACTTTGTACGGGTTAAAAACATACTTAGCCCACACTACTACACCTTGAACCGTTCCAGGGCTTATCAGCCGGTTTGGTTCAAAAACATATCCATATGGAGAAGCGGAAAGATGGCTTTTTAA
- a CDS encoding class I SAM-dependent methyltransferase: MATYTTEIASDKLVSDNPIHQRLLKAYIAAQPWISGKLLEVGCGEGRGVETLLPYADSYLGLDKIQEVIDELKSKFPKVEFRQAVIPPFQGIADNSFDTVVSFQVIEHIPDDKLFLQEIYRVLKPGGKAVISTPNINHTLSRNPWHEREYTPEQLIDLCKGIFDAVDAKGIGGNEKVWSYHAANRKSVQKIMRFDIFNLQYRLPASILRMPYEILNRVNRNKLHQQQGKSVVDISHEDYLVVEDPAIGLDLFYVLGKK; encoded by the coding sequence ATGGCTACCTATACAACGGAAATCGCCTCTGACAAGTTGGTCAGTGACAATCCAATACATCAACGCTTACTCAAAGCATACATTGCCGCTCAGCCATGGATATCTGGTAAATTACTGGAAGTGGGCTGTGGCGAAGGTCGAGGTGTAGAAACACTCTTGCCCTATGCGGATAGCTATCTGGGCTTGGATAAGATCCAGGAGGTGATCGATGAATTGAAATCAAAATTCCCGAAAGTTGAATTTCGTCAAGCGGTGATTCCTCCATTCCAGGGTATTGCTGATAATTCCTTCGATACAGTGGTGAGTTTTCAGGTCATAGAGCACATTCCGGATGATAAGCTCTTTCTGCAGGAAATATACCGGGTACTCAAGCCTGGCGGCAAAGCAGTGATATCTACCCCAAACATAAACCATACACTATCTAGAAATCCTTGGCATGAGCGGGAGTACACTCCGGAGCAATTGATAGACTTGTGTAAAGGGATTTTTGATGCTGTGGATGCTAAAGGAATAGGGGGAAATGAAAAAGTGTGGTCTTATCATGCAGCCAATAGAAAGTCTGTACAAAAGATTATGCGCTTTGATATTTTTAATCTGCAATACCGGCTACCGGCGTCCATACTTCGAATGCCATATGAAATTCTCAACCGGGTGAACCGGAATAAACTTCATCAGCAGCAAGGGAAAAGTGTGGTTGATATTTCGCATGAAGATTACCTTGTAGTTGAGGATCCGGCGATAGGCTTGGATTTGTTTTATGTGCTGGGGAAAAAATAG